Below is a window of Halobaculum lipolyticum DNA.
GCTCCGTGACCGTCTCCCCCCCGGTCGCGTCGACGAAGATGTCGCGGAGCTCGGCCGTCTTCTCGTCCATAGAACGGAGACAACGCCGTCGGCGGCAAAAAGCGTGTTGCCGTCGGCTGGCCGACGAGAACGGCCGATCCGTCCGGTCGAACCGTCGCCCGACGCCCGGATCCGCCGGATCCATCACACACGATGGTGTGAGAAGATTTAACCACGGACGGGAACCCGGATCGCACATGCAAGCCGACGTGACGCGGGAGACTTTCTGGACCATCGGTCCGGTCGGGAAAGCCGCGTTCTACTACCTCGCGGCGGTCGCGCTCGCCGTCTTCGCGTACGGCACCTACCGCCGCTTCGCGCGCTACGCCGCCGGCGAGGACGACTGGTTCGACCGCCTCGACGACCTCCCGGGCCGGGTGCTGCGCGCCGCCCGGATCGTCGCCTCGAACCGCAACCAGTACGACCGCGACCTGTACGCGGGCGTGATGCACTCGTTCATCCTCTGGGGCTTCCTCACCCTCCTCATCGGGACGACCATCCTCGGCATCGATCTGGACTTCTGGCGCCCCGTGACGGGCACGTCGTTCTTCGTCGGCGACTTCTACCTCTCGTACTCGTTCGTGATGGACGCGATGGGGCTGCTGTTCGTCGTCGGCGTCGGGATGGCTATCTACCGGCGCTACACCGAGCGCGAGGGCCGCCTGTGGGGGAAGCACACGTCGCTGGAGGACGACGCGTTCGTCTGGACGCTGTTCGTGCTCGGCGTCGGCGGCTACGTGCTGGAGGCGTTCCGGATCGTCGGCTCCGCCGAGTTCGCCGCCTTCGAGCGCGTCTCGTTCGTCGGCTACTTCCTCGCCGGGATCTTCGCCGAGGCGGGACTGACCGTCGGGATGGCCGAGTCCCTGTACACCGTGACGTGGTGGAGCCACGCGATCCTCGCGTTCGCGTTCATCGCCGCGATCCCGTACGCGAAGCCGTTCCACATGATCTCGTCGTTCGCGAACGTCGTCACCCGCGACGAGAAAGCCGGTGTCCGCCTCCCGGGCGTTCCCGCGGACGCCGGTCCCGACGACATCGGCTACGGGTCCATCGAGGACTTCTCGTGGCGCCACATCCTCGACCACGACGCCTGCACGAAGTGCGGCCGCTGTTCGTCGGTGTGCCCGGCGAAGGCGTCGGGGCGCGACCTCGACCCGCGCGACGTGATCCTCGACCTGAAGCAGTACCGCGAGGACCTCGACGCCGGCCGCACCGAGGAGGTCGAGATCGTCGCCGACGGCGGGAACTCCGTCGTCGCCGCCGAGTCGATGGAGTCGTGCATGTCCTGTATGGCCTGCATGGACGCCTGTCCCGTCGACATCGAGCACGTCTCGGAGTTCACGCAGATGAACCGCCGCCTCACCGAGACGGGCCAAATGGACGAGCAGGTGCAGGACGCCATGATGAACGTGTTCCAGAACGGCAACACCTTCGGCGACCCCGCCCGCAAGCGCCCCGAGTGGACCGAGGACCTGGACTTCGAGGTGCCCGACGCCCGCGAGGAGGACGTCGAGTTCCTCTGGTACGTCGGCGAGTACCCCAGCTACGACGAGCGCAACCGCCGGGTCGCCCGGTCGCTGGCGACGCTGCTGGAGCGCGCGAACGTCTCCTACGGCATCCTCTACGAGGACGAACAGCACGACGGCAACGACGTGCGCCGCGTCGGCGAGGAGGGGCTGTTCGAGATGCTCGTCGAGGACAACACCGAGGCGTTCGCGTCGTGCACCTTCGAGAAGGTGGTCACGACCGACCCCCACTCGATGAACACGTTCCGCAACGAGTACCCCGAGATGAGCGAGTTCGACGCGCCCGTGTTCCACTACACGCAGGTGATCGAGAACCTCGTCGAGACGGGCCGCCTCGGACTGGACGGGACGGAACTGGACTACACCGCGACGTACCACGATCCGTGTCACCTCGGCCGCATGAACGACGTGTACGAGGCGCCGCGCGAGTTGATCCGGGCGACGGGCGTCGAACTCGCCGAGATGCCGCGCAACCGCGCGGACTCGTTCTGTTGCGGGGGCGGCGGCGGCGGCCTGTGGATGGACCACGACGAGCACACGAAGCCCAGCGAGGAACGCCTGCGCGAGGCGTTGGAGGACACCGACGCCGGGAGCGACGTGGAGAAGTTCGTCGTCGCCTGTCCGATGTGCGGGACGATGTACGAGGACGGCCGCAAGACGGGGGACTTCGAGGACGACATCGAGGTCGTCGACGTCGCGGAACTGCTGTGTGAGGCGCTCGCCGCGAAGGAGGGGTCGACGGTGGAGGCGCCCGTCGACTCGGACGCCGACGGCGACACGTCGCCCGCGGCGGCGGACTGACGCCCCCGCCGTCTCCGCGTTCTCGAACGCGCTTACGACCGCGAGGCGTCCACGTCGATGGCGTCGACCGGGCAGATGTCGACACACAGCATACAGTCGATGCACTGGTCCTCGCGGGTCGGCTCGACTTTCTTCTCGCTGGCGGGGTGGTCGGGGGTGTCGACCCAGTCGAACACGTCGACCGGGCAGTTCTCCAGACAGGCGCCGTCGGCGATGCAGATGTCGTAGTCGACGGCGACGTGGGCGCCGTGGATCCCGAGTTTCTCGGGCGGGTCGACCGGTCCCCACACGTCCAGCCCGTTCTCCTCCCCGGCGTGCTCGCGGTTGTCGTCGAAGTTCGGATCGATTCCCATTGCCGGAGGCTTCACCGGACACGTACAAAAACGCGGGCATCCGGGGACCCGACGCCGTCGGCGGGCGACGGCAGCATCGCGGGTGCGTCGGCGACGACGGCCGTCACCGCCGACCACGCCGGCGCCGAGCCAGCGCCGTCGCGACGGCCGCCAGCGACGCGACCGCGGCGACGACGCCGAAGCCCGGGGCGGCGGCGCTGGACCCGCCGGTCCCGGCGTCGTCCGCGGCGGCTCCCGGCGTCGACGTGGGCCGGGCGGCCGTCGCCGGCGGGGGCGTCCCCGCGGCGTCGCCGATCCGAAGCGGCATCGCGTCGCGGAGCTGTCCGCCCGCGTACAGCGTGACGTTGTACGTCCCCGCCGGGAGCGGCTCGCCCGGCGCGCCGGCGACGCTCGCGTTCGACACCTCGCCGTCGACGGCGGTCAGCGCCCCCGTGTCGCCCCGACCGGCGGCGGCGGTGTCGAACCGGAGCACCGTCTGGACGCCGCCGGCGGGCGACACCTCGGCCTCGTAGCGGAAGCCGTCCGGGCCGGTCACCGACAACAGCGTGCCGTAGGCGTTGTGGAACGTCACCCGCGCGGCGACGGCGCCGCCGGGGTCGGTCCGGACTTCGGAGACGTTGAACTGGACGAACGAGTGGGTCGCGGCGTCGGTGCCGGCGCCGGGAAGCGATCCCGACCCCGTGCCCGCGACGGGCGACGCCGACGGCGACGCCACCGCCGCGACGCCGACGCTCGCGGCGCTCGCGACACACACGGCCGCGAGGAGCGCGGCGGCGACCCGGACGGACACGTCGTGCACGCCCGACCGCACGGGTCGCCGGTGCAAACGCCTTCCGCCCGGGGCACCGGCGGTACCGTTAGGTGACACGATGGCGAGCCTCGGGCGTGAACCGCGTCGACGCTGACGACCTCGACTGGGACGACACCGACCGCGGCGGGTCGGTCGGCTGGCGCCGCAAGCGACTGGCCGCGGCCGCCGGCGGCGAGCAGGTGGGCTGTTCGCTGTACGAACTCCCGCCGGGCAAGCGCGCGTGGCCGTACCACTACCACGCGGCCAACGAGGAGGCGCTGTACGTGCTCGCCGGCGAGGGAACCCTCCGCCACGCCGACGGGACGGCTCCCCTCCGGGAGGGCGACTACGTCGCGCTCCCGGC
It encodes the following:
- a CDS encoding (Fe-S)-binding protein — translated: MQADVTRETFWTIGPVGKAAFYYLAAVALAVFAYGTYRRFARYAAGEDDWFDRLDDLPGRVLRAARIVASNRNQYDRDLYAGVMHSFILWGFLTLLIGTTILGIDLDFWRPVTGTSFFVGDFYLSYSFVMDAMGLLFVVGVGMAIYRRYTEREGRLWGKHTSLEDDAFVWTLFVLGVGGYVLEAFRIVGSAEFAAFERVSFVGYFLAGIFAEAGLTVGMAESLYTVTWWSHAILAFAFIAAIPYAKPFHMISSFANVVTRDEKAGVRLPGVPADAGPDDIGYGSIEDFSWRHILDHDACTKCGRCSSVCPAKASGRDLDPRDVILDLKQYREDLDAGRTEEVEIVADGGNSVVAAESMESCMSCMACMDACPVDIEHVSEFTQMNRRLTETGQMDEQVQDAMMNVFQNGNTFGDPARKRPEWTEDLDFEVPDAREEDVEFLWYVGEYPSYDERNRRVARSLATLLERANVSYGILYEDEQHDGNDVRRVGEEGLFEMLVEDNTEAFASCTFEKVVTTDPHSMNTFRNEYPEMSEFDAPVFHYTQVIENLVETGRLGLDGTELDYTATYHDPCHLGRMNDVYEAPRELIRATGVELAEMPRNRADSFCCGGGGGGLWMDHDEHTKPSEERLREALEDTDAGSDVEKFVVACPMCGTMYEDGRKTGDFEDDIEVVDVAELLCEALAAKEGSTVEAPVDSDADGDTSPAAAD
- a CDS encoding 4Fe-4S dicluster domain-containing protein, whose product is MGIDPNFDDNREHAGEENGLDVWGPVDPPEKLGIHGAHVAVDYDICIADGACLENCPVDVFDWVDTPDHPASEKKVEPTREDQCIDCMLCVDICPVDAIDVDASRS
- a CDS encoding PGF-CTERM sorting domain-containing protein, which encodes MHDVSVRVAAALLAAVCVASAASVGVAAVASPSASPVAGTGSGSLPGAGTDAATHSFVQFNVSEVRTDPGGAVAARVTFHNAYGTLLSVTGPDGFRYEAEVSPAGGVQTVLRFDTAAAGRGDTGALTAVDGEVSNASVAGAPGEPLPAGTYNVTLYAGGQLRDAMPLRIGDAAGTPPPATAARPTSTPGAAADDAGTGGSSAAAPGFGVVAAVASLAAVATALARRRRGRR
- a CDS encoding cupin domain-containing protein, whose amino-acid sequence is MNRVDADDLDWDDTDRGGSVGWRRKRLAAAAGGEQVGCSLYELPPGKRAWPYHYHAANEEALYVLAGEGTLRHADGTAPLREGDYVALPAGAEGAHRVINDGEDTLRYLAVSTMRDPEVLVYPDSDKVGAISGAAPGGDGERDVDAYFRRGDAVDYWDGETE